One Trichosurus vulpecula isolate mTriVul1 chromosome 7, mTriVul1.pri, whole genome shotgun sequence genomic region harbors:
- the LOC118856930 gene encoding 10 kDa heat shock protein, mitochondrial-like, protein MSGQAFRKFLPLLDRVLVERSAAETITKGGIMLPEKSQGKVLPAMVVAVQSASKGKSGEIQPVSVKAGDKVLLPEYGGTKVVIEDKDYFLFRDSDILGKSVD, encoded by the coding sequence ATGTCAGGGCAAGCTTTTAGAAAGTTTCTTCCCCTCCTTGACCGAGTTTTGGTTGAAAGGAGTGCAGCTGAGACTATTACCAAAGGAGGTATTATGCTTCCAGAAAAATCTCAAGGAAAAGTATTACCTGCAATGGTAGTAGCTGTGCAATCAGCATCTAAAGGAAAGAGTGGAGAAATTCAACCAGTTAGTGTGAAAGCGGGAGATAAAGTTCTTCTTCCAGAATATGGCGGAACCAAAGTAGTTATAGAAGACAAGGACTATTTCTTATTTAGAGATAGTGACATTCTGGGGAAATCTGTCGACTGA